The genomic stretch TTGTTTTTGAAATGCGATGCCGCCCCTTTCACCATGCGCATTACATTAAGATTCTGCGTAGGCGTGAAGTTCTTCGATTCTGGCAGCAGGAACTTCACCAGAATGGCAACCGCAATCAGGCTGACCGCAAACCCGTAAAAGATGACATTGATGGAAACGTGATCGATCAGCTGGCTGGCAACAATACGCCCGGACATTCCGCCCATCGAATTACCGAAGACGAAATATCCCGTCACAATACCTGCCGCCACCGGGGCGACCTCTTCACTGATGTAGGCGGTTGCCGCCGCCGCGATGCCGCTCAGCGCCAGACCAATCACCGCACGTAGCGCCACCAGCATTGCCCAGGATTCTACCAGCGGGCAGAGCAGCGTCAGAATGCCGCCCAGCAGGAGAGAGACGATAATTAACCGCTTCCTGCCATAGCGATCGGATAACGTTCCGGTAAACAGCAGCCCAATTGCCAGCAACGCTGTTTCTGCGGATAAGATAATACTCACCTGGCTGACCGGAACATTATATTCCACAGCAAGTGTCGGGAGCAGTGGCTGAATAAAAAACAACGAAGCAAGTTCCGCAAGCCCGGATAAGGCCAGCGCCAGAATGACGCGAATATGCGCGCTGGCTTTTACCGGGTCGGGAGCTTTCAGGGTATTGTTAGCATGCGTTAACGCCATAATAACCTCAGTATTATAGTTAAGGTACAGGGTGTATTTTTGTAAGATGGTTAGCTTTTTAGTTACGACTTTACTTAATCAAC from Enterobacter dykesii encodes the following:
- a CDS encoding MFS transporter — translated: MALTHANNTLKAPDPVKASAHIRVILALALSGLAELASLFFIQPLLPTLAVEYNVPVSQVSIILSAETALLAIGLLFTGTLSDRYGRKRLIIVSLLLGGILTLLCPLVESWAMLVALRAVIGLALSGIAAAATAYISEEVAPVAAGIVTGYFVFGNSMGGMSGRIVASQLIDHVSINVIFYGFAVSLIAVAILVKFLLPESKNFTPTQNLNVMRMVKGAASHFKNKNLALAFVISFIIFGAFTSLYNYLAFFLKGEPFHISPANAGLLSFSFALSFFTAPQAGRLSAKYGAMKVLRVLFLIMALGMLLTLTSNVVTFIVGAVIFTGCFFGCHSIGLSWVSKNATHARGQAVALYLFFYYMGGSVIGFINGFVFHSMGWQGMTGFILALLGVGVVVATYLASGNKQVLVPAQSAE